A window of the Chloroflexus sp. Y-396-1 genome harbors these coding sequences:
- the mfd gene encoding transcription-repair coupling factor, with translation MATLLPTIQRLERINELVKIIAELPVVVSLQAALRPGYQAIAPVPAAARSVLLAALVNQRTTPTLYVTLSAESALREADDLRQWLGSDRVWLFPAADALPYEHMSPGREVIGQRLAVLRGLQAARFSGVIVAPVKALMQPTLPPAELTSVTLHLQRGMQVSLEQTVVTLLTNGYQRVAMVEAPGELSRRGAILDVWSPGDELPLRIEWFDDEIDSLRRFDPATQRSEQRLDQAEIGPAHEIPFWQREAALRQIDLLDLSTLRREVRDEWATAREQLANGQRFEGRAFYAPFFYAQPVTLLDYLPAGSLVALAEGHLLAQHAAEIDAQAANYRSQLQALGELPPDFPRPYVQWNELGLSDSSRLVIVDLSHNEYPYALTPPSFGVPPLYGGQLRRLIDTIIQQVDAGELVIAVTTQAARLQELVSERLGNKTPPGRFVPIHSGLEAGFTLADLNLTLLTDSEIFGIRQRRSLRERRPKSSTADRTAFLRALKPGDYVVHIEHGIAIFDGMIRRTVGEVEREYLVLRYAGEDKIYVPVDQIDRVTRYIGAGDGPPTLTRLGTQDWERTKRKVRAAVQNLAEELLRLYAQRQLTSGYAFSPDNEWQRELEASFPYLETEDQLRAIAEVKADMEKQTPMDRLVCGDVGFGKTEVALRAAFKAVQDGKQVAILVPTTVLAQQHFDTFRKRMAAFPVTVEMLSRFRTPKEQEAIVRDLARGKIDIIIGTHRLLSNDVAFRNLGLVIIDEEQRFGVRHKERLKLLRTEVDVLTLTATPIPRTLHMALAGIRDLSVIDTPPEDRIPIKTYVVPADDHLIQEVIRRELEREGQVYVVHNRVQSIYHVAERLRRLVPEARIAVGHGQLAERELEQVMMDFFEGRYDVLVCTTIIESGLDVPNANTIIIDDAPNYGLAQLYQLRGRVGRGATRAYAYLLYNPTRPLSADARLRLEAIQEATELGAGFRIAMRDLEIRGAGNLLGAEQSGHIAAVGFDLYSRLLEQAVRKLKQDVDELTEQHAATAQGVPTTMTDSLRAPTVSERVLVAPLVTIDLPLTAYLPPEYITDETVRLAVYQRMVDATTIDEVRGLRQELIDRFGGPLPEPVQHLILWLQIRLLALQAGVVSITTEGDIFLIRMATPLTSAIRERLRRRFLRDTSMTFGPQSIRLHRRILGPQWPERLLAVVELLANSGQA, from the coding sequence ATGGCGACCTTATTGCCAACAATTCAGCGTCTAGAGCGCATCAACGAACTGGTAAAAATTATTGCTGAACTACCGGTTGTCGTGTCGTTGCAAGCTGCGCTCCGACCCGGTTATCAGGCAATTGCGCCGGTTCCGGCGGCAGCTCGATCGGTATTGTTAGCGGCACTTGTCAATCAACGCACGACGCCAACACTCTACGTAACCCTCAGCGCCGAGAGTGCGTTGCGGGAGGCAGATGATCTTCGGCAGTGGCTCGGTAGTGATCGAGTCTGGCTTTTTCCGGCTGCCGATGCCTTGCCCTACGAGCACATGTCTCCCGGACGTGAGGTTATTGGGCAGCGATTGGCTGTTTTGCGTGGGTTGCAGGCTGCACGATTTTCCGGGGTAATCGTGGCGCCGGTGAAAGCCCTGATGCAGCCAACATTGCCACCCGCCGAGCTGACCTCTGTCACGCTCCACCTGCAACGGGGGATGCAGGTATCGCTTGAGCAGACGGTGGTGACGTTGCTGACCAATGGGTATCAGCGGGTAGCAATGGTGGAAGCGCCAGGTGAACTGAGTCGTCGTGGTGCGATTCTTGATGTCTGGTCACCGGGCGATGAGTTACCGTTGCGCATTGAATGGTTCGACGACGAGATCGATAGCTTGCGGCGATTTGATCCTGCTACCCAACGGAGCGAGCAGCGTTTAGACCAGGCAGAGATTGGCCCGGCACACGAGATACCGTTCTGGCAACGTGAAGCGGCACTGCGCCAGATCGATCTGCTTGATCTGAGCACGCTGCGTCGTGAAGTACGCGACGAATGGGCGACTGCGCGAGAGCAGCTCGCCAACGGTCAACGTTTTGAAGGGCGGGCGTTTTACGCTCCTTTCTTTTACGCACAGCCGGTCACGCTGTTAGATTATCTTCCCGCCGGGAGTCTGGTGGCACTGGCGGAAGGTCATCTTCTCGCGCAGCACGCCGCAGAGATTGATGCTCAGGCCGCAAATTATCGCTCGCAACTACAGGCGCTCGGTGAACTGCCGCCTGATTTTCCACGTCCTTATGTGCAGTGGAACGAATTAGGTTTAAGCGATTCGTCCAGACTGGTGATCGTCGATCTCAGTCACAATGAGTACCCATACGCACTTACGCCGCCATCGTTCGGGGTACCACCTCTTTACGGTGGTCAGTTGCGCCGTCTCATTGATACGATTATTCAGCAAGTCGATGCTGGTGAGCTGGTTATTGCAGTAACAACGCAGGCGGCCCGTTTACAGGAGTTGGTTAGCGAACGATTAGGGAATAAAACTCCACCCGGACGCTTCGTACCAATTCATAGCGGATTGGAAGCTGGGTTTACTCTTGCCGATCTCAATCTGACGCTGCTTACCGACAGCGAGATTTTCGGCATTCGGCAGCGTCGGTCATTGCGCGAGCGGCGGCCCAAAAGCAGTACCGCTGATCGTACAGCGTTTCTGCGGGCCCTGAAACCTGGCGATTATGTGGTGCATATCGAACACGGGATTGCGATCTTCGACGGCATGATCCGGCGCACAGTTGGTGAAGTGGAGCGGGAATATCTGGTCTTACGCTACGCCGGTGAAGACAAGATTTACGTGCCGGTTGATCAGATAGATCGTGTCACCCGTTATATTGGCGCTGGTGACGGTCCACCAACGCTTACCCGACTCGGTACGCAGGATTGGGAACGTACCAAGCGCAAGGTGCGGGCCGCTGTACAGAATCTGGCTGAAGAACTCCTACGACTCTACGCCCAACGCCAGCTTACCTCCGGTTACGCCTTCTCGCCTGACAACGAGTGGCAACGCGAGCTGGAAGCCAGTTTTCCTTATCTTGAAACTGAAGACCAACTGCGTGCTATTGCCGAAGTGAAGGCCGATATGGAGAAACAAACCCCGATGGATCGGTTGGTTTGCGGTGATGTTGGCTTCGGCAAGACCGAGGTTGCGCTGCGGGCCGCATTCAAGGCTGTTCAGGATGGCAAGCAAGTGGCGATTTTGGTGCCGACCACAGTGCTGGCGCAGCAACATTTCGACACTTTTCGCAAACGAATGGCCGCCTTCCCGGTAACCGTTGAGATGCTCTCACGCTTTCGCACGCCGAAAGAACAAGAGGCAATTGTGCGCGATCTGGCACGGGGGAAGATTGACATTATCATCGGTACCCATCGCCTACTGTCTAACGATGTAGCCTTCCGTAATCTCGGTCTGGTAATTATTGATGAAGAACAGCGTTTTGGGGTACGCCATAAAGAACGGCTCAAGCTGTTACGCACCGAAGTCGATGTACTAACCCTCACGGCGACACCCATCCCGCGCACGCTGCACATGGCGCTCGCCGGCATTCGCGATTTGAGTGTGATTGATACCCCACCCGAAGATCGTATTCCAATAAAAACATACGTTGTTCCGGCGGATGATCATCTTATTCAGGAAGTCATTCGGCGTGAACTCGAACGCGAAGGGCAGGTCTATGTCGTCCACAATCGGGTGCAGAGCATTTATCACGTTGCCGAGCGGTTACGGCGGCTGGTACCAGAAGCGCGGATTGCGGTCGGGCATGGTCAACTTGCCGAACGCGAACTCGAGCAGGTGATGATGGATTTCTTTGAGGGGCGCTACGATGTGTTGGTATGCACCACCATTATCGAGAGCGGTCTTGATGTTCCGAATGCGAATACGATCATCATCGACGATGCACCCAATTACGGCCTAGCCCAACTCTACCAATTGCGAGGCCGGGTTGGGCGGGGTGCGACTCGTGCGTATGCCTACCTGCTCTACAATCCGACCCGACCACTCTCTGCCGATGCCCGTCTGCGGCTGGAAGCAATTCAAGAAGCCACCGAATTAGGCGCCGGCTTTCGTATCGCAATGCGTGATCTCGAAATCCGTGGCGCCGGTAATCTCCTCGGCGCCGAGCAATCTGGTCATATTGCCGCCGTTGGCTTTGATCTCTATTCGCGCTTGCTTGAACAGGCGGTGCGGAAGCTCAAGCAAGATGTTGATGAGTTGACCGAACAGCATGCAGCGACGGCGCAGGGGGTACCGACAACAATGACCGATAGTCTACGGGCGCCAACGGTTTCCGAACGAGTTCTCGTTGCGCCGCTGGTGACCATTGATTTGCCACTCACGGCCTATCTGCCACCGGAGTATATCACCGACGAAACAGTACGGCTGGCGGTGTATCAGCGGATGGTTGACGCAACAACCATCGACGAAGTTCGTGGTTTGCGGCAGGAATTAATCGATCGCTTTGGCGGTCCCCTTCCTGAACCGGTACAGCATCTCATTCTCTGGTTGCAGATTCGATTACTGGCCTTGCAGGCTGGCGTCGTCTCAATTACAACCGAGGGTGACATCTTTCTCATTCGGATGGCGACACCGCTCACATCGGCAATCCGTGAACGATTGCGACGACGATTCCTGCGGGATACGTCAATGACGTTCGGCCCTCAATCCATTCGACTTCATCGGCGCATCCTTGGCCCACAGTGGCCTGAACGGTTACTGGCGGTTGTAGAACTGCTGGCAAATAGCGGTCAGGCGTGA
- a CDS encoding DMT family transporter, giving the protein MLGAAICWTIYTLGVRTLGQGLSPLAITTWTMITGVPGMLLVSLPDWSTVAWSHVSLQAWLALAYATLLALVLAYVLWNNSVRVAGSARTAIYGCAIPLVATLIAWPLIGEQPTWVQGIGGVLIISGVLLTRRP; this is encoded by the coding sequence ATGCTCGGCGCGGCAATCTGCTGGACGATCTATACCCTCGGTGTACGTACTCTTGGTCAGGGATTATCACCACTGGCCATTACGACATGGACGATGATAACCGGTGTGCCGGGGATGCTTCTAGTCAGCTTGCCCGATTGGTCAACAGTGGCCTGGAGTCATGTGAGCCTTCAGGCGTGGCTGGCGTTAGCGTATGCTACCCTCCTGGCGTTGGTCCTGGCATATGTACTCTGGAATAACAGTGTGCGCGTCGCCGGTAGTGCTCGTACTGCCATTTATGGGTGTGCAATTCCGCTGGTAGCAACCCTGATAGCCTGGCCGCTGATCGGTGAACAGCCAACGTGGGTGCAGGGCATCGGCGGCGTGCTAATTATCAGCGGTGTCTTACTGACGCGCCGTCCGTGA
- a CDS encoding sensor histidine kinase KdpD, translating into MPIFVFMNQATDSSAANRSVGLAHLSPLTVTERELCHALASFVPVTTWLIIGPTAWLVHHRSVRPTPIWPLPTTVMPLTEAPAFETLTSVQGSWVPFNVRGRVVGGLVLPDEWSVSSTLLEGLASLVEGVYIRRMAIRQTIWQHLLEQLRVRYAAGEERQALLSEVLLRSLNLVPQSTTDAPITLPYTFGKESDRYGRSYPFWPDELHFIELALAITHPAIMQLQVVGLAAAGVAHDINNLMTVILGRAQLLELDAGEDQLTDLQMIETAAEIGAGSARRLQRFTQVEHIVIQPVDMTTIAFAAVAEAKRELSLPGNIQIVTSLPILPPAAGASGLIYTALKNLIVSAARSLPDGGIIRIGGAANESHVWIEVTDPGLPPSTDLQALSAQMQRAHMLELIIARQTARIHGGQVRIEADKAGGTCIRFILPRWNEQNGVTHADLEAP; encoded by the coding sequence GTGCCGATTTTCGTTTTTATGAATCAAGCTACCGATAGTTCAGCGGCTAACCGCTCGGTTGGTCTCGCTCATCTTTCGCCACTGACGGTAACTGAACGAGAGTTGTGTCATGCCTTAGCTTCTTTCGTACCAGTGACCACCTGGCTGATTATTGGTCCTACTGCCTGGCTAGTGCATCATCGATCTGTCCGGCCAACGCCGATCTGGCCGTTACCGACAACAGTGATGCCACTCACCGAGGCACCAGCATTTGAAACCTTGACCTCCGTTCAGGGTTCTTGGGTGCCGTTCAACGTGCGTGGCCGTGTGGTTGGGGGGCTGGTCTTGCCAGACGAATGGTCAGTATCGTCAACCCTCCTTGAGGGCTTGGCATCGTTAGTCGAGGGAGTTTATATTCGCCGTATGGCGATACGGCAGACGATCTGGCAGCATCTGCTCGAGCAACTTAGAGTGCGGTACGCTGCTGGGGAAGAACGGCAGGCGCTGCTCAGTGAAGTATTACTGCGCAGTTTGAATCTCGTCCCGCAATCTACAACCGACGCACCGATTACGCTTCCCTACACCTTTGGCAAAGAGAGTGATCGGTACGGACGTTCTTACCCTTTTTGGCCCGATGAGCTTCATTTTATTGAGTTGGCACTAGCAATTACTCATCCGGCCATTATGCAGCTTCAGGTTGTAGGGCTAGCAGCAGCGGGTGTTGCGCACGACATCAATAATTTGATGACGGTCATTTTGGGTCGTGCGCAATTGCTTGAACTTGACGCCGGCGAGGATCAGCTCACCGATCTACAGATGATTGAAACAGCAGCCGAGATTGGGGCCGGTAGCGCACGTCGCTTGCAGCGTTTTACCCAAGTCGAACATATCGTTATTCAGCCGGTAGATATGACAACCATAGCTTTTGCCGCAGTAGCTGAGGCCAAACGAGAACTCTCCCTCCCAGGGAACATACAGATTGTGACGAGTCTTCCCATCTTACCACCGGCAGCCGGTGCGAGTGGATTGATCTACACCGCTCTGAAGAATCTCATTGTATCAGCCGCACGGTCACTGCCAGATGGCGGTATTATCCGAATTGGTGGTGCGGCGAATGAAAGCCATGTCTGGATCGAAGTAACCGATCCGGGTCTGCCACCAAGCACCGATTTGCAAGCTCTTTCAGCACAAATGCAACGAGCGCATATGCTTGAACTGATCATTGCCCGTCAGACTGCACGGATTCATGGCGGGCAAGTTCGTATCGAAGCCGATAAGGCAGGGGGAACCTGCATCCGGTTTATCTTACCGCGCTGGAATGAGCAGAATGGAGTAACACATGCCGACCTGGAAGCTCCTTAA
- a CDS encoding DedA family protein, with protein MGQILEQLGLWIESIILTIGYPGITLVMLAENLFPPIPSELVMPFAGFLVGRGEMNLVLAIAAGTMGSVLGAIILYYIGMLAGEPLVRPFFRHYGRFFLLSEQDLDKALNAFTTHGDIIVLGGRVIPIIRSLISLPAGMNRMPLGRFLLFTTIGSTIWTSLLTIGGVILGANWEFVIEIVDQYQKLVLIVLVIAAVVFVVQRLRGLRKMAFSRSE; from the coding sequence ATGGGGCAAATATTGGAACAACTTGGACTCTGGATCGAGAGTATCATTCTCACTATTGGCTATCCGGGTATTACGCTGGTTATGCTGGCCGAAAACCTCTTTCCCCCAATTCCATCAGAACTCGTGATGCCATTTGCCGGTTTTCTAGTTGGGCGCGGTGAAATGAACCTGGTGCTGGCAATTGCTGCCGGGACGATGGGATCGGTTTTAGGGGCGATTATTCTCTACTACATCGGGATGCTGGCTGGCGAACCACTGGTACGGCCCTTCTTCCGTCATTATGGCCGTTTTTTCCTGTTGTCTGAACAGGACCTAGATAAAGCGCTCAACGCCTTTACAACTCATGGCGACATTATCGTGCTAGGTGGTCGGGTCATTCCGATTATCCGGAGTCTGATCTCATTACCGGCTGGAATGAACCGCATGCCGCTCGGTCGATTTCTCCTCTTTACGACTATCGGTTCGACGATCTGGACATCTTTGCTCACGATTGGGGGTGTTATTCTTGGCGCCAACTGGGAGTTTGTGATTGAAATTGTTGACCAGTACCAAAAGCTGGTGCTAATTGTGCTGGTCATTGCTGCTGTAGTTTTTGTTGTGCAGCGATTGCGCGGGTTGCGAAAGATGGCATTTAGCCGTAGTGAATAA
- a CDS encoding zinc ribbon domain-containing protein, with translation MNHRQRSLRFCPQCGTQLPEGNPHFCIECGHLLREINRPEAVAQSSGRGQATVRLPNARVEQSVIGGTIKLPSSGAIPPGMWVLDEPPGPQTVVAIYAPLRAVVGGWSGLSGHGWRRGDRYALPGSRMAYTFTAERVWFPASGCGGDIRLHITIAAIAESAEGRSRLGFRYREGDDPPMQVVYAEWRNQDGEPVQHPIPEIQIMAPPRIPRVSDLREVIRRMRVDEARRWLAGSATQGTYRLLGGDVQQRTPAGRGLVLVEVEETARQGWLQRLFVLTPTHYRARIEQPLTVEFAQWQHQVSQMKQEAASLGLDIETDAVVEWWLDRYNYDGVIFTNARQRYQYDQVVVVFRRSQLVQVGR, from the coding sequence ATGAATCACAGGCAGCGTTCGCTTCGTTTTTGCCCCCAATGTGGTACCCAACTCCCGGAAGGAAACCCGCATTTTTGTATTGAATGTGGTCACCTCCTGAGAGAGATAAATCGACCGGAAGCCGTAGCGCAATCATCAGGAAGAGGTCAGGCCACCGTCCGTTTGCCCAATGCACGAGTTGAACAGAGTGTCATCGGTGGCACGATCAAATTACCTTCCTCAGGTGCTATTCCACCGGGGATGTGGGTGCTTGATGAACCACCCGGCCCCCAAACCGTTGTTGCCATCTATGCCCCATTACGAGCAGTTGTCGGCGGCTGGAGTGGTTTGAGTGGTCACGGTTGGCGTCGTGGCGATCGCTATGCGCTACCCGGTTCACGAATGGCGTATACCTTCACCGCCGAACGAGTCTGGTTCCCTGCGTCGGGGTGTGGTGGTGATATACGATTGCACATCACTATCGCCGCTATTGCCGAATCCGCAGAGGGTCGCAGTCGGCTTGGCTTTCGCTACCGTGAAGGAGATGATCCGCCGATGCAGGTTGTCTATGCCGAATGGCGCAACCAGGATGGCGAACCAGTTCAGCATCCGATTCCAGAGATACAGATCATGGCGCCACCCCGAATTCCGCGCGTCTCCGACCTTCGAGAGGTGATCAGGCGCATGCGCGTTGATGAAGCCAGGCGCTGGCTGGCCGGTAGTGCAACGCAGGGAACGTACCGCCTCCTAGGTGGTGATGTCCAACAACGCACGCCAGCCGGTAGAGGTCTCGTCCTGGTTGAAGTTGAAGAGACAGCGCGGCAAGGCTGGTTGCAACGCTTGTTTGTCCTTACCCCCACTCACTATCGGGCACGTATCGAACAACCGCTCACGGTTGAGTTTGCCCAATGGCAGCACCAGGTAAGCCAGATGAAACAGGAAGCAGCGAGTTTAGGGCTTGATATTGAGACCGATGCAGTGGTTGAGTGGTGGTTAGATCGGTACAATTACGATGGAGTGATCTTCACGAATGCCCGCCAGCGCTATCAGTACGATCAGGTGGTGGTTGTATTTCGCCGCAGCCAGTTGGTACAGGTAGGACGATAA
- a CDS encoding DMT family transporter: MKSVLTDIPPLAFATLRFATASVILLVFMLWHEGKRALPDRRTLWKLTWVGIIGNTIYQALFTYSLTLTTAANGSLIIATTPALVALAAAMLKIERIRRVMAVDIALAIGGVVLVVAERGLALGGRGLPVIC, encoded by the coding sequence GTGAAGTCGGTCTTAACCGACATACCACCTCTTGCTTTCGCAACCCTTCGCTTCGCAACTGCCAGTGTGATCTTACTGGTGTTTATGCTGTGGCACGAAGGAAAGCGAGCGTTACCGGATCGGCGGACGCTCTGGAAGCTAACGTGGGTTGGCATCATCGGCAACACAATCTATCAGGCGCTGTTTACGTATAGTCTCACGCTGACGACCGCTGCCAATGGCTCGTTGATTATCGCCACAACACCAGCCCTGGTTGCCTTAGCGGCAGCGATGTTGAAGATTGAGCGGATTCGGCGGGTGATGGCGGTCGATATCGCGTTAGCGATCGGTGGCGTTGTTCTGGTCGTTGCCGAACGTGGTTTGGCGCTCGGCGGTCGGGGTCTCCCGGTGATCTGCTGA